A genomic segment from Chitinophaga flava encodes:
- a CDS encoding multidrug effflux MFS transporter, translating to MTQEYTRTRYFFLILILGTLTALAPFSIDMYLPGFPAIAADFGVEQARVGLSLSSFFIGISAGQLLYGPLLDRFGRKTPLILGLLVYIAASLGCVYAVTLNSLVILRFIQAIGSCAATVASVAMVRDLFPVKENAKVFALLVLVLGASPMLAPTIGSYVTAAFNWHTIFIVLAAMGVLILLATILWLPESYQPDTSLSLKPGPITRSFWTVATTPQFYTYAFAGATAFSGLFAYVSGSPQIFMDVYHLDGKTYGWIFAGLSIGFIGSSQINSLLLKRFESQQIVLVALTLHVITGLILAFCAWNNWLSLTGLLVLLFVYLCCMGYVNPNTSALCLAPFGKNAGTASALMGALQMGIGALASTFVSLFDSHSTLPLALTIAGSSVMALTILMAGRKQIGTAMAAPDQAGAVLTH from the coding sequence GTGACACAAGAATATACGAGAACCCGATATTTTTTTCTGATATTAATCTTAGGCACCCTGACTGCATTGGCGCCTTTTTCCATAGACATGTACCTGCCGGGCTTTCCGGCGATTGCCGCCGACTTTGGTGTTGAGCAAGCCAGGGTAGGCTTGTCGCTCTCCAGCTTTTTTATAGGCATCTCCGCAGGGCAGCTACTGTATGGCCCGCTGCTCGACCGATTTGGCCGGAAAACACCGTTGATACTGGGATTGCTGGTTTATATAGCCGCATCGCTGGGCTGCGTATATGCGGTCACGTTGAACAGCCTGGTGATCCTGAGATTTATACAGGCCATCGGAAGCTGTGCTGCCACTGTAGCTTCTGTAGCGATGGTACGTGACCTCTTTCCGGTGAAGGAAAATGCCAAAGTATTTGCCCTGCTGGTATTGGTATTAGGTGCATCCCCTATGCTGGCCCCTACCATAGGCAGTTATGTGACCGCCGCTTTCAACTGGCATACGATCTTCATTGTACTGGCAGCGATGGGGGTATTGATCCTGCTGGCCACCATCCTGTGGCTACCGGAGAGTTATCAGCCAGATACCTCCTTGTCACTCAAACCCGGGCCTATTACCCGTAGCTTCTGGACAGTAGCCACCACACCACAGTTTTACACCTACGCCTTTGCCGGAGCTACCGCTTTCTCCGGTCTGTTTGCTTACGTATCCGGCTCTCCGCAGATATTTATGGATGTTTACCACCTGGACGGTAAAACCTACGGCTGGATCTTTGCCGGCCTCTCTATTGGGTTTATCGGCTCCAGCCAGATCAACAGCCTGCTGCTGAAACGCTTTGAAAGCCAACAGATAGTACTGGTAGCACTGACGCTTCATGTAATAACGGGACTGATACTGGCCTTCTGCGCCTGGAACAACTGGCTGAGTCTTACCGGCCTTTTGGTGCTACTATTTGTGTATCTCTGTTGTATGGGATATGTCAATCCAAATACATCCGCCCTTTGCCTGGCTCCCTTCGGGAAAAATGCCGGCACCGCTTCCGCCCTGATGGGCGCACTGCAGATGGGCATAGGCGCACTGGCATCTACCTTTGTCAGCCTGTTTGATAGTCATTCAACCCTGCCCCTGGCCCTTACCATTGCCGGTTCTTCCGTGATGGCGCTGACAATATTGATGGCAGGCCGCAAACAAATCGGAACCGCTATGGCAGCACCCGACCAGGCAGGCGCCGTCCTGACGCATTAA
- a CDS encoding succinate CoA transferase: MYEERIKRTELQQKIISADQAATLFKDQMVVASSGFTKAGDSKAVLKALAASAPANPLKITLLTGASLGHDTDGALAEAGILHKRMPFQVDPALRKKINSGDVLFVDQHLGESAELINEKIIPRVDIAVIEALMIEADGSIVPTTSVGNSAAFAAAADKIIVEINMSVPLSVYGVHDIFSTGVWPHKRIIPITDAGSRIGQPAIPVDPEKIVAIVLTDTTDSPASINERDEKTSAIAAHLLEFFSHEIKKGRLPHSLRPLQSGIGKVANAVLEGFIDGDFHHLTMYSEVIQDSAFNLIDAGKLDFASASSITVSQACYNRVFSNFEKYKPHIILRPQDISNAAEVIRRLGIISINTAIECDIYGNVNSTHIGGTAMMNGIGGSNDFARNAYLSIFVTQSSSKAGGISHIVPMASHIDNTEHDVDIIVTENGLADLRGLAPRERARLIISNCAHASYKDELNNYFTEACKRGGQTPHLLQEALSWHSRFNENGTMLKTVHV; this comes from the coding sequence ATGTACGAAGAACGCATTAAAAGAACGGAATTACAACAGAAGATTATCAGCGCCGACCAGGCTGCCACCTTGTTCAAAGACCAGATGGTAGTGGCCTCCAGCGGATTCACCAAAGCCGGCGATAGCAAAGCAGTACTTAAAGCATTGGCAGCCTCAGCTCCTGCTAACCCTCTCAAAATAACACTGCTCACCGGGGCCTCTCTGGGCCATGATACAGATGGGGCTCTCGCTGAAGCGGGCATACTGCACAAACGCATGCCGTTTCAGGTAGATCCGGCACTCCGCAAAAAAATCAACAGCGGCGATGTACTTTTTGTAGACCAGCACCTCGGCGAAAGCGCCGAACTGATCAATGAAAAAATCATTCCCCGTGTAGATATCGCGGTCATTGAAGCACTGATGATTGAGGCAGATGGCAGCATCGTACCAACCACTTCCGTCGGCAACTCTGCTGCTTTTGCGGCCGCCGCCGACAAAATCATCGTAGAGATCAATATGTCCGTACCCCTCTCTGTATATGGAGTACACGACATCTTCTCTACTGGTGTATGGCCTCACAAACGTATCATTCCGATTACCGACGCAGGCTCCCGCATAGGCCAGCCCGCCATCCCGGTTGATCCGGAAAAAATCGTGGCCATCGTACTCACGGATACTACCGACAGCCCGGCATCCATCAATGAAAGAGATGAAAAAACCAGCGCCATCGCTGCTCATCTCCTGGAATTCTTTTCCCACGAAATCAAAAAAGGCAGATTACCTCATTCCCTGCGCCCTTTACAATCAGGCATCGGCAAAGTGGCCAACGCAGTTCTCGAAGGGTTTATTGACGGCGACTTCCATCACCTGACCATGTACTCTGAAGTGATACAGGACAGTGCCTTTAACCTGATAGATGCCGGCAAACTGGATTTTGCTTCCGCCTCTTCGATCACCGTTTCACAAGCCTGCTACAACCGGGTTTTCAGCAACTTCGAAAAGTACAAACCACATATCATCCTCCGTCCGCAGGATATCAGCAATGCGGCCGAAGTCATTCGCCGGCTGGGTATTATCAGCATCAACACAGCCATCGAATGTGATATCTATGGAAACGTCAACTCCACCCACATCGGCGGCACCGCCATGATGAACGGAATCGGCGGCTCCAACGACTTTGCCCGCAATGCTTACCTGAGCATATTTGTAACACAGTCATCATCAAAAGCCGGCGGTATTTCGCACATTGTTCCAATGGCTTCCCATATAGACAATACAGAACACGACGTAGACATTATAGTAACTGAAAACGGTCTGGCAGACTTAAGAGGACTTGCACCGCGCGAACGCGCCAGACTAATCATATCCAACTGCGCGCATGCCAGCTACAAAGACGAATTGAACAACTATTTTACCGAAGCCTGTAAGAGAGGAGGTCAAACACCTCACCTGCTACAGGAGGCACTTAGCTGGCATAGCCGCTTTAACGAAAACGGGACCATGCTTAAAACTGTTCATGTATAG
- a CDS encoding T9SS type B sorting domain-containing protein — translation MNTPLLRKLIFGSVILTLLALRSYAQEGMPLSVRACGTDRLLQQWRQNPSFVAREQAINQAILQQRYVRVPGAPAVDAAIITLPVVVHILNENLSAYTDLDVANAIQSLNEAYSATGAFTGGRTDTKIRFCLAKTAPDGGRTTGIIRSYSYLNDFDVDMEGGNVTGMGAWDHSRYINIWVVSSIRSDYMQEFNCGSWSRLTMGGYASAGGDIVVAGLGVDVLAHEMGHYLSLLHTFAARDCKNDDCTTDGDMVCDTPPEKTITGGYACSAPQNSCDTDTLSGFTTDVPDLPDNFMDYGQGTGCILGFTQGQADRMRNFITTSLSLMQPSMVCNDPCASTVTAAFTRDIAYPVVGQTVTFTATVAAGQTCAWLVDGVATGTGTTLSLTVTSQKTYLIELRVTDGVSGCHATTTDAMPVSCGVVARFYPDKRKIASKAGIQTDHVVFTNRSRNATSWKWLISNDKGMAEQVVSTDEQLDYIFQTPGNYKVRLYATDGHCEDYTNPVTIVVDDPTADGVVYVSAVECYQQDKLRVKLYFENKGYQTIPKNTPVSFYDDDPRLGKGHLLGIPFLLPADLPGKCVSVLYTTIVQAGRANVDTLVTVMNDNGGTFPLALPNTGVEESNYNNNVSIKRGFKFHVSLAPGDYTVLPKAQLVLKPSATGGTISSATWETSSYLNCSNCINTTFTAPYRQDTVTTVKVRGYSQYACYSDTLATVHIPVVDDYTVKLNSVDCSRGDSLHVDFSLCNAYTTGNVPASLQVDFYDRLPGDPAAVQLGTRFLTPMASPGSCSRYGQYIRNAPSGQVVAVVNKDQQAYPPATGLNEADYSNNTFTWNYVPPVLNVFPKDTTVYRKAPFHFYYNITGFTPATILWDNSDAYTLSCLSCAAPAVTMLDSSQIGVQLTNQYGCVLKGQEYVHLVPPDMTVDLLSAHCFDNGHILVKFKVCMSNGYDTVFQKIPVSFYNGDPGNERSVILQPVYYTPAPKFGDCREFTHVLSAPGTKAVVAVVNDRQGPVFNETDYSNNRSDLDYEPFTITATPELISLPRPASVGLRTSITGGPASSYLWEPQTGLSCTSCPNPFAAATSSMKYQVTATNDYYCTDTATVHIQTFVNAGISMPNAFSPNGDGQNDYFYVIGSWDIRQVKNLSVFNRSGNKVFETVNTPANDRSYGWDGTVNGKRADLGSYVYFAMVEYLDGTTRMIKGTVLLIR, via the coding sequence ATGAACACCCCGTTATTGAGAAAACTGATTTTTGGGTCAGTCATATTGACCCTGCTGGCTCTACGTTCCTATGCCCAGGAAGGGATGCCATTATCCGTACGTGCCTGCGGCACAGACAGACTATTGCAGCAATGGCGCCAGAACCCTTCGTTTGTGGCCAGGGAACAGGCCATTAATCAGGCAATCCTGCAGCAGCGGTATGTTCGGGTACCTGGTGCTCCGGCTGTTGATGCGGCGATTATTACCTTGCCGGTGGTAGTGCATATACTCAATGAAAACCTGAGCGCCTATACGGACCTGGACGTGGCCAATGCGATCCAGTCACTTAACGAAGCCTACAGCGCTACCGGCGCTTTTACCGGTGGTCGTACTGATACAAAAATCCGTTTCTGTCTTGCTAAAACAGCCCCTGATGGCGGCCGTACCACCGGCATCATCCGTTCCTATTCCTACCTGAATGATTTTGATGTAGACATGGAAGGTGGAAATGTTACCGGTATGGGAGCGTGGGATCATAGCCGTTATATCAACATATGGGTGGTGTCTTCCATTCGTTCCGACTATATGCAGGAATTCAACTGTGGCAGCTGGAGCCGTCTTACCATGGGCGGATATGCCAGTGCCGGCGGAGATATTGTGGTGGCCGGCCTCGGAGTGGACGTACTGGCTCATGAAATGGGACATTACCTCAGCCTCCTGCATACCTTTGCAGCCAGGGATTGTAAAAACGATGACTGCACCACCGATGGAGACATGGTTTGTGACACCCCTCCGGAGAAGACCATCACCGGCGGTTATGCCTGCAGCGCTCCGCAAAATTCCTGTGACACCGATACCTTGTCTGGTTTTACCACCGATGTGCCAGACCTGCCGGATAACTTTATGGATTATGGTCAAGGCACCGGTTGTATACTGGGCTTTACACAGGGCCAGGCCGACAGGATGCGGAACTTTATTACCACCTCGCTGTCGCTGATGCAGCCCAGTATGGTTTGTAATGATCCCTGTGCCTCCACTGTTACCGCTGCTTTTACCCGCGACATTGCCTATCCTGTAGTAGGACAGACTGTCACCTTTACGGCTACCGTCGCTGCGGGTCAAACCTGCGCGTGGCTGGTAGATGGGGTAGCCACCGGCACCGGAACCACCTTATCGCTGACGGTCACCAGTCAGAAAACCTATCTGATAGAACTACGTGTAACCGATGGCGTTAGTGGTTGTCATGCTACCACCACAGACGCCATGCCTGTCAGTTGCGGCGTGGTTGCACGTTTCTACCCCGACAAACGCAAGATCGCTTCCAAAGCAGGCATTCAAACAGACCACGTGGTGTTTACCAACCGCTCCCGCAACGCTACCTCCTGGAAATGGCTGATCAGTAATGATAAAGGCATGGCGGAACAGGTGGTGAGTACGGATGAACAGCTGGACTATATTTTCCAGACACCCGGCAACTATAAAGTACGCCTTTACGCTACTGATGGTCACTGTGAGGACTATACGAACCCGGTCACCATTGTAGTGGACGATCCTACAGCTGACGGTGTGGTATATGTGTCTGCCGTAGAGTGTTACCAACAGGATAAGCTGCGTGTAAAACTGTATTTTGAGAACAAAGGATACCAGACTATTCCCAAAAACACACCTGTGTCTTTTTATGATGATGATCCACGGCTGGGAAAGGGACATCTGTTAGGAATCCCGTTTTTGTTGCCGGCAGATCTGCCAGGTAAATGCGTTTCTGTATTATATACCACGATTGTTCAGGCCGGCCGCGCCAATGTAGATACACTGGTAACGGTGATGAACGATAACGGCGGTACTTTTCCGCTGGCACTGCCCAATACCGGTGTGGAAGAGAGTAATTATAACAATAATGTGAGCATCAAGCGAGGATTTAAGTTTCATGTATCTCTGGCACCAGGAGATTATACCGTGTTGCCGAAAGCGCAGCTGGTACTGAAACCCAGCGCTACCGGTGGTACTATCAGCTCCGCCACCTGGGAAACTTCTTCCTATCTGAACTGCAGCAACTGCATCAACACTACCTTTACTGCACCGTACCGTCAGGATACCGTAACAACTGTGAAAGTGCGGGGATATTCGCAGTACGCCTGTTACAGTGATACGCTGGCTACCGTACATATTCCGGTGGTGGATGACTATACCGTGAAATTGAACAGCGTGGACTGTTCCCGGGGAGACAGCCTGCATGTGGACTTCTCATTGTGCAATGCCTATACTACCGGTAATGTACCAGCTTCACTCCAGGTGGATTTTTACGACCGGCTTCCTGGAGATCCTGCGGCAGTACAGCTGGGTACCCGTTTTCTAACGCCCATGGCTTCTCCCGGCAGCTGCAGCCGCTATGGCCAGTATATCCGGAATGCTCCCTCCGGCCAGGTAGTGGCGGTGGTAAACAAAGACCAGCAGGCATATCCGCCGGCCACTGGTTTGAATGAAGCAGATTATTCCAACAATACTTTTACCTGGAACTATGTTCCGCCTGTATTGAACGTCTTTCCGAAAGATACTACTGTGTATCGAAAGGCGCCGTTTCACTTCTATTACAACATAACGGGTTTCACACCTGCAACCATTCTGTGGGATAACAGTGACGCCTATACGCTTAGTTGCCTTTCCTGTGCCGCTCCTGCGGTGACTATGCTGGACAGCAGCCAGATAGGTGTACAGCTGACCAATCAGTATGGCTGTGTGCTGAAAGGGCAGGAGTACGTACATCTTGTGCCACCTGATATGACGGTAGACCTGTTGTCTGCGCACTGTTTCGACAATGGGCATATTCTGGTGAAGTTCAAAGTATGTATGTCTAATGGTTATGATACTGTATTTCAGAAGATACCGGTATCTTTTTACAATGGTGATCCCGGTAATGAGCGGTCTGTGATACTGCAGCCTGTTTATTATACGCCGGCGCCCAAATTTGGCGACTGCCGGGAGTTTACCCATGTGTTGAGTGCTCCGGGTACCAAAGCGGTGGTGGCCGTAGTGAATGATCGTCAGGGGCCTGTGTTTAACGAAACGGATTATTCCAACAACCGGAGTGACCTGGACTATGAGCCGTTTACTATAACGGCCACGCCTGAACTGATATCGCTGCCACGTCCTGCCAGTGTGGGATTGCGCACCAGCATCACCGGCGGGCCTGCAAGTTCCTATCTGTGGGAACCGCAGACAGGGCTTTCCTGTACCAGTTGTCCTAATCCGTTTGCTGCTGCTACCTCATCTATGAAATACCAGGTGACCGCCACCAACGATTATTACTGTACGGACACTGCGACTGTGCACATACAAACATTTGTGAATGCCGGTATCAGCATGCCTAACGCATTTTCTCCCAATGGAGACGGACAGAATGATTATTTCTATGTGATTGGTAGTTGGGATATCCGTCAGGTGAAGAATCTGTCGGTGTTCAACCGCTCTGGCAACAAGGTTTTTGAGACAGTGAATACACCGGCTAATGATCGCAGTTATGGTTGGGATGGTACTGTGAATGGTAAGCGGGCAGATCTGGGGAGTTATGTTTATTTCGCGATGGTGGAGTATCTGGACGGTACCACACGGATGATAAAAGGAACGGTATTGCTGATACGTTAG